CCTCTTCGATCGCTACGCCGATCGGGTTCATGACCTTGCCTTCACCCTGACCCGGGATGCCGCGCGGGCGGCCGAGATCACCCTCGAGGTGATCGTGATGACGGCCAGCCAGCCCGAGCGCTTCCGGGTGGAGGCCGCCAGTAACCACCCAGACCTGCTCGTGTGGCTCTACACCCAGGTCCGTGCCGAGGTGTTCTCGGCGCTCGGCACCAGCGCACGGTCGCCGGCGGACGAGCGCGTCATCTCGATCCCGCTGATGCCCGGGGCGGCCACGGGAGCTGACCTCGCGGGCGTGACCTGGGAGGCCATCCGCGCGTTCTCCGAGCGTGACCAAGCCCTGCTCGCGCTGTCGGGTCGTCATGCGCTAAGCGGCCAGCAGCTGGCGGCTGTCATGGGACTCAGCCGCGCGGCCGTCGATGTGCTGCTGCCCTCGACACTCGACCGCGTCCGCACGCAGCTGACGACGCTGCTCCTGCTGTGCACGGGGCAGGTCCAGGGCTGCGACGCCCTGTCCCGCGTGCTGTGGGAGTGGGACGGGACCTTCTCGCCATTCGTCCGTCGACGCGCGGAAGAGCTGTCCGCGACCTGCCCCGAGCTGTGGGCCGGCGTACCCGGTCCGATCGAGCTGCTGCGGACCATCCCCCCGGTTCCGGCGCCGACCGCGCTGCGGTTGGCAATCGAGGAGCGGCTCGAGGTGGTCGCCGCCATGGGTGAGGGGGCCGGGGCCGGGTCGGCCTCGATGCCGGACGAGACCCTCCCGCCCCGAGCGGGAGCAACGCCCGGTGCGGTTCGGCCCGCTGCGGCCGGCCCCGACCTCGGAGAGACGCGCAGCAGCGACGTCGCGCCGCGGCGGACAGGGGCGGTGGTCGCCGCCGCCTGTGGTGCCGCGGTGCTGGTGGCACTCATCGGAATCGTCCTCGGCGCCCGTGGGTCCTCCGACCGGGTCGCCGCCGTCGAGCCGAGCGTGACGGTCAGCGAGGTCCCTCCGCCGCCGATCGAGCCGTCGGGTCAGGACGCCGCGGCCACGGCCTCCGCCGGCTCGGGAGGGTCAACCCCACCCCTGCAGCCCGGCGGTACGGCCTCACGTGCGCCGGACGCCGGCCTGCGGGACGCCCTCCGAGGCCCGGGCTCCGCGACCGAGATCTCATCCGACGCTGAGACCCCGATTCGGATCACCAACGCTGCCGATCGTGCGGTCGCGTGGATGATCGTGCAGGCCCCGGCCTGGTTGGCTCTGGACCGCACCGAGGGGACGATCGAACCTGGGCCACCAATCGAGGTCGGGGCCCTCATACGCGATGACGTGCCCGAAGGCGACTACGAGGGCACGGTTGTCATCGAGTGGCAGGCCGACGGGCCACAGACGCTCGAGCTCGCTGTCAGGGGATCCTCCGAGCGGGCGCCGGAGATCCAGGACGTCGCTGTCTCGACCAACACGCTCGGCGTGGAGGGCTGCGCGGGAGAGCAGGCCACCTTCTCGGTCGTCGTGGGCGACGAGAGCCAGCTCACCCAGGTCGTGGTGGCCTCGGTGGGCCCGGCCCCGGACCGACAGGTGCAGGCCTCCCTCGTGCCGGACGAGAACGAGGTCGGACGATTCGTGGGACCGGTCGGACCCTTCGACCAGCCGGGGACCGTCAGCACCGCGGTGACGGCCCTCGATGTGCGCGGCAACGAGACCCAGCTGGAGACGGGCGTCCTCACCGTCACGGACTGTTGACATCCTCGAGGCGGGCGATCGCGACCGGTGTGCCACGATCGCCTTGGCCGATGGGTTGTTCCAGGCACCCAGA
The sequence above is a segment of the Euzebya tangerina genome. Coding sequences within it:
- a CDS encoding RNA polymerase sigma factor, translated to MTDTTNNADVQQFGRDLFDRYADRVHDLAFTLTRDAARAAEITLEVIVMTASQPERFRVEAASNHPDLLVWLYTQVRAEVFSALGTSARSPADERVISIPLMPGAATGADLAGVTWEAIRAFSERDQALLALSGRHALSGQQLAAVMGLSRAAVDVLLPSTLDRVRTQLTTLLLLCTGQVQGCDALSRVLWEWDGTFSPFVRRRAEELSATCPELWAGVPGPIELLRTIPPVPAPTALRLAIEERLEVVAAMGEGAGAGSASMPDETLPPRAGATPGAVRPAAAGPDLGETRSSDVAPRRTGAVVAAACGAAVLVALIGIVLGARGSSDRVAAVEPSVTVSEVPPPPIEPSGQDAAATASAGSGGSTPPLQPGGTASRAPDAGLRDALRGPGSATEISSDAETPIRITNAADRAVAWMIVQAPAWLALDRTEGTIEPGPPIEVGALIRDDVPEGDYEGTVVIEWQADGPQTLELAVRGSSERAPEIQDVAVSTNTLGVEGCAGEQATFSVVVGDESQLTQVVVASVGPAPDRQVQASLVPDENEVGRFVGPVGPFDQPGTVSTAVTALDVRGNETQLETGVLTVTDC